Below is a genomic region from Erigeron canadensis isolate Cc75 chromosome 7, C_canadensis_v1, whole genome shotgun sequence.
agaagacaaaaaataaattagtgGGTGTATTTTGAGAGGATTAATCCATGAAGTGTTTTTTTGTTGATGTAGCGCTGACAGAGACTAGTTTTTGGGGGATAAGTCCTCACCATTGGATACCCTCTAATGGCACAAAATGTCTTTTTCCATTCACACCTAGAGATAAGTATACAAACCAAAAATCCATTTCCAACACTGTATTTTTTATGAATGGATAACTACTTGTTTTTCAATCAGGTTTTTTATtgaatatgagttttttttatcaaaagctAAAAGCTTGAAGCTTCTAAAAGCTCTTAAAAGCTTGCTACCAAACATAACCAAAAAAATTCTTATGATTTGTGAACATGTGACTATGTGAGAGATTTAACTTGTACTacgaaaaaaaatgttaaaattatttgaatataGTAATAACTACAATATACATCAAAAGTtgaatttacatttttattttgtgtcGGGTCGGGTCCTCGATGTTGAGGCTGTATGGTACAAGCCGTTACCAAGCACGCCTAGAAGTGGTCCCACACATAGCATGCCTCCTTCACCTGTCCATTTTATCACTCccattcaattttttttcaaagaacGCCATCGGGGCACTGTTCCGGACGTTTCCGGGGCGTTTCAAGGGAGAAAATGTGAAATTGAAGGAAAAGAAACGTATTGCTCCGTTCAGCATGAGAAGATCAGACgttttttattaagaatttaAGATCATTATCCTATTTCACATCCTAGTGGTGGGGAAGGTTTTCCATGGCCCCCCATGGTTTCCTGCCTCTGGTGCGACGATGGTTCGATTCCCATTGGGAGCATGCTGGTCCGCTTTAGCCAGGATTCAGTTGCTATTGACCTATTGTTGGTCGGGGGTCACTTTAgccggtaaaaaaaaaaaactttatgcctttttatttttttatatttgagaGGGGCCTAGAGATATGTTCCAGGTGGATGATGACTCATCTTCCTAAATTTCTGTGTTTTCAAAATGGTCCCTACCTCTATAAATCTAAAATGCACCTTATCTGGTCCACTCTGTTccatttattcttttatttgtttgttggtttgttttaatcttttttcatatgcatatacaattttttttaacggctatatatatacaatttaattttacatgcaacataaaaggttaaaataaaaaatctgatCATCATAATCTGTATTAATAGAatgttcaaattttttttaagatcattcagacaaaaaaaagaaaagaaaagaagaaataacACTATGAAGATCATAACTATAACTAATCTACAATAGACATGATAATATTACTCAGAGTTAgttttctaaataaaaaaaaaaatgcatatatctaaaataaaaaagttgacACTTGTTTGTAAACGAAAAAATAATGTATTAGATAAGATATGTGTAGATAAGATACATGTTAACAAAGCCAtgttatatttttctataaaatacTTACTAATTAGATGGATAAACCATGGGCTGTCTGTCTGAAGTCTGAACAGATTCATTTAACTAAACTAAACTCCCTTTTAATTACTAGGAGAGAGTGTGGTCACCCCACTATCTTATTATTTCATCACTAGTTCACTCTCTGTGTCTGTTTTATTTCTTTCTGTGTGTGTAATATTTCTTCTTCAATAATAAGGTACATCACTTGATCATATATCTTCTTTATCAAGTATAGTACATGTACATGTTACTTTATTGTGATTTATGAATCTTTAAACTTCATTTTGTTATTACATCTTTTTGTATGCAGATGAAATGGAGTATGAACCAAGTTAAGatttttattaactttattagttgaaatatagattttaagagagcataatgataatgattatgatgataatggatcttttttgttgttgttagaactaaaatatatttggattcatttgatttgattgAAGATGTTCAATAtagtatttaaatatataacaatactcgcacacacacacacatatataattagtatatatcAATAGTCTGTGTAAATATTCAACTTCTTTATAATGATGTTTTAGCTTAGTAATATAAAGTGATGTAAGTTCATGATAGTTGTTGAGGCTActatgatatatatagattaatatgAGAACAGATTGAGTTTTAATTAGCTGCAGAGGAACTTAATTGTTTTTGGTCTTCTTGATGTGTATGTATCAGTGTTTAATGACACATGTTTTAGTAATGAATGTGGCCTAATTAGAAGTTATCGATGGCTATATATCGGAGGTTTCCTTTATCTTGTTGGATTATCAGATTCAATTTATTCGGTTGGGGTTGGTTCTTGTTTCTCGTGACACCAGTTGAGGTCCGGTCTGATTGACTGGGTTGTTTTAGTGTGAGTTGTAATTCCTAGCATCTATCCACTGCTTATTTGTTAATATAATtgaatttcacaaaaaaaaggATAGAATTTGTTAAATGATTATTTGGTttgtttataaacatatattagtAGATTTATTAATCTACATATTGATGGGTATTAAAATGActtatttttggttttctttataCGAGTAGTTAGTATATGacattgataatttgatatgatATTCATTTTAGCTAAAAGACTTGGATATTGTGATAGATACATAGAATATGCAAGGAGGAATCAGAGCATTCGTGTCAAATGGAAGCATTGTGAAGAATGCAGTTCTCCAACATGTTCGGTTGGTGAACCCCCTTCGACCACTAATGTTGTCACGCCATGAGTCAACTTCAGCTGCTCGTATTGAAGAACATGGTTTCGAAAGCACCAAAATTGCAGATGTATTGAATGCGAAGGGAAAGAGTGCTGATGGGTCGTGGCTCTGGTGTACCACTGATGATTCTGTGTATGATGCTGTCAAGTCGGTAATGCCACTCTATGTTTCATACGCTAGATGCTAACATACACCAATATTATCTACATGTAAATGGTTCATTGTCCGATATCATGACCAAATAAAAACATGTATTGCAGATGACGCAACACAATGTTGGTGCGTTGGTTGTGGTTAAACCTGGCGAGAAATCCTCCATTGCTGGAATTATCACAGAAAGAGGTTAAACATATTTTATCTTTCAATTATTAACAGAACTATTTAAGTTAAAGCTGTATTATGTGCATCTTGTTTTCGTTCACACCTTGATGTTAAACGGGCTATATATTCCAGATTATCTCAGGAAAATAATCGTTCAGGGGAGATCGTCCAAGTCAACTAAGGTCGGAGATATCATGACCGAAGAGGTATCATAATGGGGAAACTTCACACTCCATTATTACTGATTTCTGTATCttgataattataaaaaaaatggaatcaATTTATGTTTTTGGTTGCAGAACAAACTTATCACGGTCACTCCAGATACTAAGGTTCTGAAAGCGATGCAGCTAATGACAGGTATATGGAATCTCGATTTGTCGTAGTACATCTTCAATACTTTCACTGGATGGATAATTGGTGGTTTGGGTAAGAGTTCAAATGGATCTGGTTCCGAACAAGTATTTGTTAGACTCATATGACCCGCTTCCTTTTTAGCTAACCATTTGACCCGTTGGAGATGAAAACATAATATGAATCCACCTCGTCATAAGTAAAGGGGTCAAAGTTAACGACTTTAGTTTATATTGATCCGCCAATTTGTCTTTGCAAACATGGCTGATAACACCAGTGTGTTTCGTTGTGTTTGGCAGATAACCGTATCAGACATATTCCTGTGATTGATGATAAGGGAATGCAGGGCATGGTTTCCATAGGAGATGTGGTTCGTGCGGTGGTGAGTGAGCACAGGGAAGAGCTTGACCGTCTGAATGCATACATACAAGGTGGCTATTAGAAATGGTTCACAACCATAAGCTATGGGTAACAGAACGGGGTATCTTCCATTTTAATAACAAAGTAGTCACCTTAGGAGTGTGTAAATATTATTATGGCTTTTCATGTTTCTTACATTGCTATTGAGGATGTTGTATCACCAGAGCGActtgataataaaaaaacttacaGATGCTTGAAGCATTCTATACTCCTTGTACATTTCAAATGGTTTTCTCCTTCTATGGCTGTGCTAAAGGCTTGAAAACATGAGGTTTGATAAGGTGGTTCGTGGTTCAAGGCAGTCAACTTGATCTAATCAAACAGCTCAAATTTAGAGGCTGTACTCAAGGATGTAAAACAAGTGGGTTGGACACGTTAAGTAACAGTTTAAAATGGGTTCTGGTCAAAAGGGTCATTTTTGATATGCCTCATGAATGTGTCGGGTTGAGTTCAGTTCATTCCCCAATATCTATTTTGGTAATAGTTAATGTATTGCATTTGGCTAGTAAGTAGCGTTTATGAGTTTATGGCAAATTTACATATCAAAAATTTGAGGGGATTTTGGGGAAGATTTGACTTGTTTCATTTACTATGAAATGAAgtacatacatgtatatatacatcagCTAACTGTCTGTAACAAACTTGTAACAAACTAACTGTTATGCCCTGTTCTTTTTTTATGACAAACCCCATTAATACGGAGTATCATGATATGATGTGCTGCATCATTGCTTTGATCAAACCAATGCGACGCCTAAATAAGGAATGCAACACATTACATGTGAGAATTTTTAGTCTGATGCGATGAGTGAAGATGAGCTTCAGCAATTGTGAGAATCGGAATGAAATATCCAAACAAGCACGTGAACTGAGGTTTCCAATATAACAATTTCCCAGGAACTTCAATATTTGGTGAGTTTTTAAGCAGAGGTTTTTATGATCAACTTCAAGTGTAAAAGTTCACGTTTTTGCAACTACCAGTCACCATATTCAGTTTCAAATCCAAATCTATCCTAATTAAGAGCTGTGGCCCTGGGTGCTTGTCATGGGTGTAGTTTCAATATCTATAAGAAGTATGTGAACTTAAATTGTTATTACATTTCATAACTTAGTATTAGCAATTCCAAAAAGCTTAATGCAAACTTAGGAAATGTGTGAAGAATGGGTCGGCATAATGTTTCAAAAACTGCTAGAAACCCTTCTCAAGAAAGGAAATCGTATGAATGTTGCCACAAACAGTGGGCACACCCAAGCCTTTAAGCTCGACACCCTCCCCAAAATCATCGATGTCAAACTTGGGCCTTACAAACACCCCAGATCAGTGGGTTTTTCCACCAGACCCCTCTCAGATTTTTACTGTTTATTCCCTCGGAGCACTAATTCCCACTGCTAGTGCTGCCCACTCTGTGTCTTAAAATAGTGCTATCAAAGGCAAATATTCACACTTGGAGGGTTGGTTAATCTCGACCAGCTTGCTACTAGAATAAACTTGGACCATAGAAGTATCAATTGACATTAGACCAGATGGCCATTGACCATTGTGTAATGACGGCCTAGGGACTTCCTCACATCTTTTTTCGAATTGCACCTGCACAAGAAACCTGTGGACCACTGTCTTCGGTTggttttggggggggggggggggggggggataatTCCTGTTATTGATTCTTCTAAAAACTTGCTCAATCCCAAACTTCCTCATCTTCATCCATTGAAAAAAAGGCTTCTAGGAGTAAGCTATTGTGTCATTAAGTAGCTAAACTGGTCAGATGACCCAATTCTTTCCATATTGTACAAAATACTGCAGCCTTGGATTCAGAAGTTCTTAAGGGGGATTTCAATTATCATTAGGCTTATAGCTTATTTGTGTGTAGCTTACTCATAAGATTTCGAGCTTGGCTCAAGCTCTCTAAATATGAAGGATACGAGCCCAGGCTTTATAAATTTAAGCAAGCTGAACTCAAGTTTAAAGTTGGCTAAATTCATTGACAGCCTTACTAATAAGTAAAACAAATCTTAAGGTATATACATATTACAATCTACAAAATGATGACATTAAATACTTGGCAAGCCACAATTGAGTGTTAACTAAAGGGGGTTAAGATGCAACTAACTAGCAAACCAGTTTTTCATttaggcatttcatcaaacaatttttattcaaatacggatccatatattaaaaaagaaacagaaataCAATGCTAGTACATAAACACCGGAAAATCAACCTTTTTTGCCGGAAAACTTGTTCATCATATTCACTCTTATTCACTCTTCATCAACGTTATCATCGTCTTCCTGTTCATATTGTTGTTTCAGTTTATGCTTgttgttgaaaagaaaaagaaaaaaaaagaaaaggatttTCATAAAATTGTAGACAACTTTCCTCTTAACTAATCAGAGAATAATTAAATCTATTACCTTTCTTCATGCAATTTTGCCACAACATCATTTATGGCATTAGCTCCATTCAGTGGTAATCTGCGCACATCTTCTCATTCTCGTCAATCCCCAACGAGCTGTATGCTTTTGAGATCGGGTGTTTCATGGATCCCGGGTCCCCATATCTTCATGCTTTCACAATCATTGATATAAACATCCACCAAAGATGGATATTTTATGCTACAATTCTCACTCCCACCTGAGTAGAAGCTTTTGAGTTCCAAATTCACAAGGGATATCAGAACAAGGGAAGGGAATACAATGATTTTAGCATTTGttgcagaagaagaagaatgtcgTTGTTGTTCAACTATTTTTTCCCTTCCTCTACTGATTTCCTCTCCACCATTACCAACCCCATAAATCACTTCCTCTAAACCAAAACAACATATAATAACCAATTTCTTAAGATTGACAAGTTCTTGTGCTATACTCATTGTGAATAGTCTTTTTAACTTATGACATTCTTTGATACTAAGAGTGACTAGGTTAGTAAGACTTATATATTCATCTGGACATTTCCATAACATCTCCAACTTTTTTAATCTCCACAATTCAAGGTGTTTTAGTCTGtcgagtcttggattcgctgataatACTTGCTCGCTGAGGTGTGTcgtcagcgagtccagtgactttTTTCAGCGGGTTGTCTGCTGCctaaatgtttgtcatggcgggatgaattcaaaccagatgaagacaaaagtcacatggtggttcgaCCAACTGTAATTTACCTAGAATGGCAAAGGTACAGTTGGAACCAAAACAAGggtttctctctcatacccgttttggtaaaAAAGACAAAGGCGCCTGGTTTCAAGTACATCGAGCCAATAGAATATCGACAACCACCATCGAGTCACTATCATTgtaaggctgtgttgccctaatcctcctctataaaaggcaactTAGCCGCAACATATTGgtgtgtgttagtcaccttgaaaaagtgtgtgtcacttttattgaaattgttcaagtttttagtgtgtctagacttagcaatttacattgttcatttgtattctaataagtcaagtttgtaatatcaaccatgtattcatcgcttagtcaatgatacatatgattatacttgcatagatTTGTTACATTTAAACTTGTTATTGCTattgttttttagtttcttatttactttcttgtctagttTAATTACAATACAAGTTGTGCAATCCATGGACTAtcaaatggtatcagagccaggttcctaaatcattggaacaagatctgtttgccttttTGTGTTTACATTAGTTtctattattttcttttcttgaaaATCTTCTCTTCTCTAAATACAAGAACATGACTTCTGTACCTagccttgtgaacacacgtgactttggttacgtttCCACTCCTCCTAaattcgagcccaaagattttggatcttggaaggagagaatgcttcttcacatcgctggtgtggaaccttatttaatgactatattaactgagggtccatatatacccatgtatGTCCAAAGAACTCCAGGAGCCACACCTGATGCTCGTGAGATTGTGACTGACCTGGTAAAGCCAGAGGTCCAATGGACTGATGAAGAGCGTAAGCTGGTTAATCTTGATGCCAGGCTTAAAAATATGATTGTCGTCACTCTCTCTCCCTATTGACATCATGAAGCTCATCATCAAATATCCCTCTTCAAAAGAAGTATGTGATAGactggtcagcacctatgaaggatctgctgacctaattaaaacaaagaaaattgatttaaaacgtgcttatgaaaatttcttctctcttcccGATGAAAGTCTCGAGGGCACCTATATTCgttttaaagggttgctcaatgacatgacaaatgttggcatcactcatgataactttgaagtatgtcacaaattcatcGATTTTCTTCCTCCTAAGTGGCAAAATTTGAGACAAATCCTTCGTACCACCAAGCAGATCCAAAATTTCGATCTTGAGGAActgtttggcactcttcaatttgaagagaagtctttggctcaaaacattcgagcATCTGCTAAAGCTCGAAGACATGCTGGCCCTTCTACCTCCGCCAACACGTCTGCCTATTCTGTTTCTGACCCTCTTGCTCTTGTCTCTGCTGAGCCCATCAATCTCTATGATGGTACCAACACCTCAAATCTTCCTGCTCCTATTTAAACTCTTGTTGACGAGCTTGATGCTGATGAAAAACAAGAGATGTTTAGTGACTTTATGGGATTTGCCCTTCTTGCTGGAAAGAAATATTCCTGAaaaatggaacaaccgtaagtcggttgctccCTACAAGCCccctgttgataaatcacaggaagaagtGCAGGGTATCTATTCCCACTCCAGCTGCTCCTAAAGCTAACCCTTCTAAGTCTGCTGATGAGTACAGAACAAATACTATCAGTTGAAGGCTAAGATGGCCGAAACCGAGGAGGCCAAAACTCCAGCCAAAGGGCtggttgctgaagaacatgattgggctgactcagatgagtCAGATAATGAAGATTATGTTGACACCGTGTGCCTGATGGCACTCGCTGATGGAGATGCACTGACAAAAGATCAAGTATCCTCGAGTCAGTTGGTgtcactgtcaaaaaggtacattcTCTTCTCTCCTCTACTGATgatgacaagaccaaaattattgagtctttgtcatgtgatcttcagtttGTAGAAACTCTACGcgctgaacttcaatctaaacttaactctgtTGTCTCAGAGCTAAgtgaaaaatctaaaaaactcttgaaattgaaaaatgttcatgtagAACTTCAATCCCATGAGttaatgactcaaaaacttcaacttgagaatgaacaACTCAAGTTtgaagtttctaatctaaaaaagattgtgacctcATTGTCAAAAGCTTCTAGGTTTCATCATCACTGCCTAAGTGAACAAGTCCCTGTTTCAGATTCAATTTCAATGACCTCGTCCACATTAGAACTATTTTCCTCCATTACCTTGTTATCCCTTTTCACTTTTTGGCCCGTTTCTGTAGCATTGACATAAATGTCATTTGGTCTAACATCATAACCACCGCTTAATGCAGAATATTTGTTACTAGTTTCCACATTCTGTATAGAGGAACGAGCCTTATCAACTTGACCATACGGGATAGACATAGGCCTATAAATTAGGTTCTGCTTTGGCTTTTTAACGTGGATACCATGCTTGGCATCAAGGGCGGTACTAGAGGGGTGGCAAAGGGGGCAAATGCCCCTcctcaaaatttgaattttgtcatgtatttttaattttttaatgagtttttaaaatttttctataggtttttaatattttgccCCTCTTTACATCTACTTTTCacagaatttttaattttgccccctttgaaattttttcctggtaccaCCTCTGCTTGacatttcctttctttttatttctgaCCTCTGTAAATCCTTTATCATCAGTTTTCGGAATATCCTTAGACACCGCTTTCACATTTTTGGGACAAGACTCAACCTGGTATGCAAAAACGCAGCAAGTAGAGCACCTAGGAGGTCTCCATTCATACTCAACCTTTATAGTTTCTCGAATATGCCCCTCTCCATCCATATTTGGTATAGCAACTACTAGGCTGTCTTTTAGTTCATTATCAACATTCATCTCAATCATGGCCCTTGCAAAACTGCTGCGACCGCATGATTCAACACACATAGCTGCTGTGTAGTTGTCCAGGGTTATAGGCATACCAACCTTGGAGGCTAACAGGCTTAGACCGTCATCCGTATACGCTGCCAAAGGAACATTGTGTAACTTCACCCAAACCGGTACCTTttttatatcttctttttttaacgGAGCCGCAGGTGACCAGGTATTTAGGAAAATAGGAACATTACGTATAAGCCAAGGACCATCTTTTAACTCTTTATCAAGTCCCTCTTTATCATTGaactagaaaaagaaaaagccaTTCGAGTTCATCATAGTCCTAGCAATGCCATACTTTGCCCACATAGTTTTAGCAAAATACTCCACAACTGGAAAAGTCAATCTAGTCCCCAAAAAATAACCATATAAAACATTAGTAAAGCGGCTTTGTACCTGTCAAACAGACTCCCTTGGGATGACTATATCAGCATTTTCCACGGCCTTTTGTGCCTCCAACATTCTGAAATTAACTTTACGTTGTTCAGAGTTCACCTTTAGTTTAGAAGCATAAGTCTCTGGCTTAGGTGGAATTTCCTCACCACCAGTTTTAACTTGAGCCTCATTGGTTGGAGGTTTGGAAGTTTCAGTTTTATCCACATACTCATCCTTTTCTAATTCACCAACATTACTGTTCTTGTTCAGCACATCAGGAGTTGGATGAATCTTAGCTTTTTCATTAGCAATCGGGGGTGGGGCTGCGCTCGTGTTAACACCCCCTTTTCCATCTGTACTCATCGTCGCTGGAATTGTTTCATCACTCGAGAGACCAGTAGCAGTAGCACAGTGCAAGCCCTCAGGACCAACTTTTTTACCAGCAACCTTCTGGTCCCCCAAATTTACGgtgtcttcttcttcaattagGTTATCAACAGTGTCTTTAAACCCTCATCTTACGCTTTAAAGATTTACAATTAGGAGA
It encodes:
- the LOC122607507 gene encoding CBS domain-containing protein CBSX3, mitochondrial-like, with protein sequence MQGGIRAFVSNGSIVKNAVLQHVRLVNPLRPLMLSRHESTSAARIEEHGFESTKIADVLNAKGKSADGSWLWCTTDDSVYDAVKSMTQHNVGALVVVKPGEKSSIAGIITERDYLRKIIVQGRSSKSTKVGDIMTEENKLITVTPDTKVLKAMQLMTDNRIRHIPVIDDKGMQGMVSIGDVVRAVVSEHREELDRLNAYIQGGY
- the LOC122609325 gene encoding uncharacterized protein LOC122609325, producing MSIAQELVNLKKLVIICCFGLEEVIYGVGNGGEEISRGREKIVEQQRHSSSSATNAKIIVFPSLVLISLVNLELKSFYSGGSENCSIKYPSLVDVYINDCESMKIWGPGIHETPDLKSIQLVGD